The following are encoded together in the Acidobacteriota bacterium genome:
- a CDS encoding RNA methyltransferase, with protein MPGRDAGREEAAAPVIVLVGPQMGENVGAAARAMLNCGLTELRLVSPRDGWPNERAQAMATGASREVVDRARVFDNAAEAVADLHRVYATTARRRDMLKPAIDPRELALEIRERAARGQRSGVLFGPERAGLDNDDVALASHIVHIPLNPGYSSLNLAQAVLLVAWAWFEGASGAATPPPDQRSAATSAQLVNLFEHLEQELDASGFLRVAEKRGIMVRNLRSILHRAELREHEVRALHGVVSSLSGRRKDGKRVRQLAGRDSADGEARRAETGWTEDEAP; from the coding sequence ATGCCAGGTCGAGACGCAGGTCGGGAGGAAGCAGCGGCGCCCGTGATCGTCCTGGTCGGTCCGCAGATGGGCGAGAACGTGGGCGCCGCGGCCCGGGCGATGCTGAACTGCGGCCTGACCGAGCTGCGACTGGTTTCGCCGCGCGACGGCTGGCCGAACGAGCGCGCGCAGGCGATGGCCACCGGGGCGTCGCGCGAGGTGGTCGACCGGGCGCGGGTGTTCGACAACGCGGCCGAGGCGGTCGCCGACCTGCACCGGGTCTACGCTACGACCGCTCGCCGCCGCGACATGCTGAAGCCCGCGATCGACCCTCGCGAACTGGCCCTCGAGATCAGGGAGCGCGCGGCGCGAGGGCAGCGCTCGGGAGTGCTGTTCGGTCCGGAAAGGGCCGGTCTCGACAACGACGACGTGGCTCTGGCCTCGCACATCGTCCACATACCGCTGAACCCCGGGTACTCGTCCCTCAACCTGGCGCAGGCGGTGCTGCTGGTCGCCTGGGCGTGGTTCGAGGGTGCGTCCGGAGCCGCCACGCCGCCGCCCGACCAGCGTTCGGCGGCCACCTCGGCGCAGCTCGTGAACCTCTTCGAACACCTGGAGCAGGAGCTCGACGCCTCGGGCTTCCTGCGAGTGGCGGAGAAGCGTGGCATCATGGTTCGCAACCTGAGGAGCATCCTCCACCGCGCCGAACTCAGGGAACACGAGGTACGGGCGTTGCACGGCGTGGTGAGTTCTCTTTCCGGTCGCCGCAAGGACGGCAAACGGGTGCGGCAGCTGGCGGGGCGGGATTCGGCGGACGGGGAAGCTCGCAGGGCCGAAACAGGTTGGACTGAAGATGAGGCTCCGTAG
- a CDS encoding SpoIIE family protein phosphatase translates to MRLRSQLVLAFLVLAVLPLGGIVAYSYISSANAFRAAVEAESREVTRQISVGLFRARDDLQGYVRRLGTMLPFDDPQYADPEALAEFLLSNMGDGADFVDALELVPAAPPGTGPGVEAAADPAGGDRRLRGLRATEGRRFLWSRGGNPERLPAGGPPGERSAERGEAGDRTRDAEWARRGRAWATRVFGGPVSSPVHRDGDVVWHLEADIRPENLMRNVLRRIPRGGGAVPFALDAEGEIYTSGPEELELLEEVHCAGGEPLLKALAAGHDDLCHGMSEWVVATQAAAEGELIYGIVRPIGPSLAEMRSASLRNLGVGVGLMSLSLLAAAPLANRLTRRLSHLTRQVDRLARGDAAARARLGGRDEVGKLGEAFNRMARDQEKSRRQLLEQERYRRQQEVDRRLLEAENERQTSELEEARRFQLSLLPAALPEHPDLEIAVFLRTASEVGGDYYDFSRPRQDGSLTIAVGDATGHGARAGTMVTVVKTLLASADMGLDLADFLSHATATIRSMNLGRRAMALVLARYREGVLDLASAGMPPVLISRCPSGEIEEIMSAGVPLGTLAVASYERHRVRLEPGDAALLMSDGLPEMLDASGEPVGYPAIAERWIEVGQRPAQEAVAEFESWVEELSPQGVPADDVTFVVVRRRPSE, encoded by the coding sequence ATGAGGCTCCGTAGTCAACTGGTTCTCGCTTTTCTGGTGCTCGCGGTGCTGCCGCTGGGCGGCATCGTCGCCTACTCCTACATCTCTTCGGCGAACGCATTTCGTGCGGCGGTCGAGGCGGAGTCCCGGGAGGTCACGAGGCAGATATCGGTCGGCCTGTTCCGTGCCAGGGACGACTTGCAGGGGTACGTCCGGAGGCTTGGCACGATGCTGCCCTTCGACGACCCCCAGTACGCCGACCCGGAGGCTCTGGCGGAGTTCCTCTTGAGCAACATGGGCGATGGCGCGGACTTCGTGGATGCGCTCGAACTCGTCCCGGCGGCTCCACCGGGAACCGGACCGGGTGTTGAAGCAGCCGCGGATCCCGCTGGAGGGGACCGCCGTCTGCGCGGGCTCCGGGCGACCGAAGGCCGACGCTTCCTCTGGTCGCGAGGCGGCAACCCGGAACGTCTCCCGGCCGGCGGCCCTCCGGGCGAACGATCTGCGGAACGTGGAGAAGCAGGGGACCGGACGAGGGATGCCGAGTGGGCGCGCAGAGGCCGTGCCTGGGCCACTCGGGTCTTCGGTGGACCCGTCTCTTCTCCCGTTCACCGGGACGGCGACGTAGTGTGGCACCTGGAAGCCGATATCCGGCCCGAAAACCTGATGCGAAACGTCTTGCGCCGCATACCTCGGGGCGGCGGTGCGGTTCCGTTCGCACTGGACGCGGAGGGCGAGATCTACACTTCCGGGCCGGAGGAACTGGAACTTCTCGAGGAGGTGCACTGCGCCGGCGGCGAACCCCTCCTCAAGGCGCTGGCTGCCGGGCACGACGACCTGTGCCACGGCATGAGCGAATGGGTCGTCGCCACGCAGGCCGCTGCGGAAGGCGAGTTGATCTATGGCATCGTGCGTCCGATCGGCCCGTCGCTCGCCGAAATGAGGAGTGCATCGCTTCGCAACCTGGGCGTCGGCGTCGGCCTGATGAGTCTGTCGTTGCTTGCCGCGGCGCCTCTCGCGAATCGCCTCACGCGCCGGCTGAGTCACCTGACCAGGCAAGTCGACCGGCTGGCCCGCGGCGATGCGGCGGCGCGGGCGCGACTCGGCGGCCGCGACGAGGTCGGCAAGCTGGGCGAAGCGTTCAACCGCATGGCGCGCGACCAGGAGAAGAGCCGGCGCCAGTTGCTCGAGCAGGAACGGTATCGGCGTCAGCAGGAGGTCGACCGGCGCCTGCTGGAGGCGGAGAACGAGCGGCAGACCAGCGAACTCGAGGAGGCGCGGAGGTTCCAGCTCTCGCTGCTGCCCGCTGCCCTCCCCGAGCATCCCGACCTCGAGATTGCCGTGTTCCTGCGCACGGCCTCGGAGGTCGGTGGCGACTACTACGACTTCAGCCGGCCCCGGCAGGACGGTTCGCTCACGATCGCGGTCGGCGACGCGACCGGCCACGGGGCGCGCGCTGGCACCATGGTGACCGTGGTCAAGACGCTGCTCGCGTCGGCGGACATGGGCCTCGACCTTGCCGACTTCCTGTCCCATGCGACGGCAACGATCCGCTCGATGAACCTGGGCCGCCGGGCGATGGCCCTGGTGCTCGCGCGCTATCGGGAGGGGGTCCTCGACCTGGCTTCCGCGGGCATGCCGCCGGTGCTGATCAGCCGCTGTCCGTCGGGAGAGATCGAGGAGATCATGAGTGCCGGCGTACCGCTCGGCACCCTGGCGGTCGCGTCGTACGAACGCCATCGGGTGCGACTCGAACCGGGCGACGCGGCGCTCCTGATGAGCGACGGCTTGCCCGAGATGCTGGATGCGAGTGGCGAGCCGGTGGGCTATCCGGCGATCGCCGAGCGATGGATCGAGGTCGGCCAGCGCCCGGCTCAGGAAGCGGTCGCCGAATTCGAGAGCTGGGTGGAGGAGCTCTCCCCGCAGGGAGTTCCCGCCGACGACGTGACCTTCGTCGTAGTCAGACGCCGCCCGTCAGAGTGA
- the ppk1 gene encoding polyphosphate kinase 1 — MAYPETAAAEDLREPSTATAPADPVEAEPDPRPRRLAPAIEPGLPEHYNNRELSWLQFNSRVLEEARDSRHPLLERVKFLSIYGSNLDEFFMVRVAGLVRQLERGALEAPPDGMTPSEQLVGIRSHLERERRLAYACWHDDLLPKLKEAGIEIVSHDSLSAKKKRKLRAYFKRDIFPVLTPLAFDPSHPFPHVSNLSLNLAVVIDDGSHGERFARVKVPQVLPRLVRAPGSSRDELGLESGRGRFVWIEELIAANLDLLFPGFKIAAAYPFRVTRDADLEVEEDEAGDLLTAIVEVVGQRHFGSVVRLEVREDMPKRIRAILERNMGLARFQVDTLPSPLGLADLSEIAFLDVPELRDSTIRPVRHAALRSDESLFEAIRRRDHLLYHPYDSFSPVVRLLQEAAADPDVIAIKQTLYRVGANSPVVEALMEAREKGKQVSVLVELKARFDEEYNIGWARALEAAGVHVVYGVMGLKTHAKMCLVVRREAGKLHSYAHLASGNYNPVTARIYTDIGLLTDDAEIASDVAKLFNAITGYAREERYRRLLVAPHQMRRELIRRIDREIEGHRLRGDGRLIFKMNSLVDRECIDALYRASQAGVEVLLQVRGICCLRPGVPGLSENISVTSIVGRFLEHSRLYYFRNGGDEELFTGSADLMPRNLNGRVELLCPILDPDLRQAALRDILAPHLVDTANCRRLEADGSYARIEPGAGSEPFDSQRALLQGSHGWHLE; from the coding sequence GTGGCCTACCCGGAGACTGCAGCCGCTGAGGATCTGAGGGAGCCGTCGACTGCGACGGCGCCGGCCGATCCTGTGGAGGCGGAGCCGGACCCGCGTCCCAGGCGGCTTGCGCCGGCCATCGAGCCCGGTCTTCCCGAGCACTACAACAACCGGGAGTTGAGCTGGCTCCAGTTCAACAGCCGGGTTCTCGAGGAGGCGCGCGATTCCCGGCATCCGCTGCTCGAGCGGGTCAAGTTCCTCTCGATCTACGGCAGCAACCTGGACGAGTTCTTCATGGTCCGCGTCGCGGGCCTGGTGCGGCAGCTCGAACGGGGCGCGCTTGAGGCGCCGCCCGACGGGATGACGCCGTCCGAGCAGTTGGTCGGCATCCGCTCCCATCTCGAGCGCGAACGCCGGCTTGCCTATGCCTGCTGGCATGACGACCTGCTGCCCAAGCTGAAGGAAGCGGGGATCGAGATCGTCTCCCACGACTCCCTCTCGGCCAAGAAGAAGCGCAAGCTGCGCGCGTACTTCAAGCGCGACATCTTCCCGGTCCTGACGCCGCTGGCATTCGACCCGAGCCATCCGTTTCCTCACGTCTCGAACCTGAGCCTGAATCTGGCGGTGGTCATTGACGACGGCAGTCACGGTGAGCGCTTCGCCCGCGTCAAGGTGCCGCAGGTACTACCGCGGCTGGTGCGGGCGCCGGGCAGCAGCCGCGACGAGCTCGGCCTGGAGTCGGGTCGGGGGAGGTTCGTGTGGATCGAGGAGCTGATCGCAGCCAATCTCGACCTGCTTTTCCCCGGCTTCAAGATTGCGGCCGCCTACCCTTTCCGGGTCACGCGAGACGCCGACCTGGAGGTGGAGGAGGACGAGGCGGGCGATCTGCTGACGGCGATCGTCGAGGTCGTCGGGCAGAGGCACTTCGGTTCCGTCGTGCGCCTGGAGGTACGCGAGGACATGCCGAAGCGCATTCGGGCGATCCTGGAGCGGAACATGGGGTTGGCACGGTTCCAGGTCGACACGCTGCCATCGCCGCTCGGCCTGGCTGACCTGAGCGAGATCGCGTTCCTCGACGTGCCCGAACTCCGTGACAGCACAATCCGCCCCGTGCGCCATGCAGCGCTCAGGAGCGACGAGTCCCTTTTCGAGGCAATCCGGCGGCGTGATCACCTCCTGTATCACCCGTACGACAGCTTCTCCCCGGTCGTTCGGCTGCTTCAGGAGGCGGCGGCCGACCCGGATGTGATCGCGATCAAACAGACGCTGTACCGCGTGGGAGCGAACTCGCCGGTAGTCGAGGCGCTGATGGAGGCACGCGAGAAGGGCAAGCAGGTTTCGGTCCTGGTCGAGTTGAAGGCGCGCTTCGACGAGGAGTACAACATCGGCTGGGCGCGGGCACTGGAAGCCGCAGGCGTTCATGTCGTGTACGGCGTGATGGGACTCAAGACCCACGCCAAGATGTGCCTGGTGGTGCGTCGGGAGGCGGGCAAGCTGCACTCCTACGCGCACCTCGCGAGCGGCAACTACAACCCGGTGACCGCCCGCATCTACACGGACATCGGGCTGCTGACCGACGACGCCGAGATCGCCTCGGACGTGGCCAAACTGTTCAACGCGATCACCGGATACGCCCGTGAAGAGCGCTACAGACGCCTCTTGGTGGCGCCGCACCAGATGCGCCGCGAACTCATCCGGCGGATCGACCGGGAGATCGAGGGCCACCGGTTGCGCGGTGACGGTCGCCTGATCTTCAAGATGAACTCGCTGGTAGACCGCGAGTGCATCGACGCGCTTTACCGCGCCTCCCAGGCCGGAGTCGAGGTGCTGCTACAGGTGCGTGGGATCTGCTGCCTGCGTCCGGGCGTGCCGGGCCTGTCCGAGAACATCTCGGTGACCTCGATCGTCGGCCGGTTCCTCGAGCACTCGCGGCTTTACTACTTCCGGAACGGCGGCGACGAGGAGCTGTTCACCGGCAGCGCCGACCTGATGCCTCGCAACCTGAACGGCCGCGTCGAACTGCTATGCCCGATCCTGGATCCGGACCTGCGACAGGCGGCGCTTCGGGACATCCTGGCGCCGCACCTGGTCGACACGGCGAACTGCCGGCGTTTGGAGGCGGACGGCAGCTACGCGCGGATCGAGCCGGGTGCCGGTAGCGAGCCCTTCGATTCCCAGCGAGCGCTACTCCAGGGCAGCCACGGTTGGCACCTGGAGTAG
- a CDS encoding crotonase/enoyl-CoA hydratase family protein — protein MTDVAARPRLTVDIEAGVADVRLDRADKLNALDGAMFDALGSTARELAEDSSVRAVVLSGNGRAFCAGLDFGSFRAMQQDAGSTSSSRELVQRTDDNPANRAQFAAWGWHAMPVPVIAAIHGVAYGGGFQIAIGADLRVVHPEARLSVREIVWGLIPDMAGPQLLRHLVRSDIAKELTFTGRVISGVEAAELGLVTRLSEQPLDDALALAREIAGNSPHAIRAAKQVLDTAPKVSVREGLETEERLQVGLIGSPNQVEAVTANMQKRTPDFADVD, from the coding sequence ATGACCGATGTAGCCGCCCGCCCCCGCCTCACCGTCGACATCGAAGCCGGCGTCGCCGACGTGCGTCTCGATCGCGCGGACAAGCTGAACGCGCTGGACGGCGCGATGTTCGACGCCCTGGGCAGCACCGCCCGCGAGCTGGCCGAAGATTCGTCCGTGCGCGCGGTGGTTCTCTCCGGGAACGGCCGCGCTTTCTGCGCCGGCCTCGACTTCGGCAGTTTCCGCGCCATGCAGCAGGACGCGGGGAGCACTTCGTCGTCGCGAGAACTCGTGCAGCGCACGGACGACAATCCCGCCAACCGCGCCCAGTTCGCGGCCTGGGGCTGGCACGCGATGCCCGTTCCCGTGATCGCGGCGATTCACGGCGTGGCTTACGGCGGCGGTTTCCAGATCGCGATAGGTGCCGACCTCCGCGTCGTCCATCCGGAAGCCAGGCTCTCGGTGCGCGAGATCGTGTGGGGTCTGATCCCCGACATGGCCGGCCCCCAGTTGCTGCGGCACCTGGTGCGCTCCGACATCGCCAAGGAGCTGACCTTCACCGGCCGCGTGATCAGCGGCGTCGAGGCCGCGGAACTCGGCCTCGTCACCCGCCTGTCCGAACAGCCGCTCGACGACGCCCTCGCCCTGGCGCGCGAGATTGCCGGCAACTCGCCACATGCGATCCGCGCCGCCAAGCAGGTGCTCGACACCGCCCCGAAGGTCAGCGTCCGCGAAGGGCTGGAAACCGAGGAGCGGCTGCAGGTCGGCCTGATCGGCTCACCGAATCAGGTCGAAGCGGTAACGGCGAACATGCAGAAGCGGACGCCCGACTTCGCCGACGTCGACTGA
- the glpK gene encoding glycerol kinase GlpK, translated as MVYVLALDQGTTSSRSILFERQGTAAASAQEEFPQLYPSPGHVEHDPEAIWNTQLETARAAIRKAGADASNIAAIGIANQRETVVLWERDSGKPVDNAIVWQSRITAPLCEELKQQGHEELFRARTGLVLDPYFSGTKIAHLLEKHELHARAERGEILAGTIDSFLLWRLTGGRVHATDASNASRTLLFDIHRLDWDDELLGILRVPRAMLPEVRDSSGDFGHTEAGLFGRSIQVAGIAGDQQAATFGQACFERGMVKNTYGTGCFILMNTGNRAVTSENGLLSTVGWVLGGRPTYCLEGSVFVGGAAVQWLRDGLGLIERSEQVEELAASEKDSGGVYLVPAFVGLGAPYWDPYARGLLIGLERSTTAGHVARATVESMAYQSLDVVRAMEADAGSSMSGLRVDGGAAVNDDLMQFQADLLGTRVQRPVVAETTALGAAYLAGLATGVWSDQDDVTRNWALDREFEPASSRTEQERLAAGWRRAVERSRGWAEP; from the coding sequence ATGGTCTACGTCCTCGCCCTCGACCAGGGCACCACGTCCAGCCGCTCCATTCTGTTCGAGCGCCAGGGAACCGCCGCCGCCTCCGCGCAGGAGGAGTTCCCGCAGCTCTACCCCTCGCCCGGTCACGTCGAACACGATCCCGAGGCGATCTGGAACACGCAACTCGAAACGGCGCGCGCCGCCATCCGGAAGGCCGGCGCGGACGCCTCGAACATCGCCGCCATCGGCATCGCCAACCAGCGCGAGACGGTCGTGCTCTGGGAGCGCGACAGCGGCAAACCGGTCGACAACGCGATCGTCTGGCAGAGCCGCATCACCGCGCCGTTGTGCGAAGAGTTGAAGCAGCAGGGGCACGAGGAGCTGTTCCGCGCCAGGACCGGACTCGTGCTCGACCCTTACTTCTCCGGCACGAAGATCGCCCATCTACTGGAGAAGCACGAACTCCACGCGCGGGCGGAACGGGGCGAGATCCTGGCCGGAACGATCGACAGCTTCCTTCTCTGGCGGCTGACCGGCGGCAGGGTTCACGCCACCGACGCGAGCAACGCTTCGCGCACCCTGCTGTTCGACATCCACAGGTTGGACTGGGACGACGAGCTGCTCGGCATCCTGCGGGTGCCGCGCGCCATGCTGCCCGAGGTCCGCGATTCGAGCGGCGATTTCGGCCATACCGAGGCAGGTCTGTTCGGTCGTTCGATCCAGGTCGCCGGCATTGCGGGAGACCAGCAGGCGGCGACTTTCGGGCAGGCCTGTTTCGAACGGGGCATGGTGAAGAACACCTATGGAACGGGTTGTTTCATCCTGATGAACACGGGCAACCGGGCGGTGACATCGGAGAACGGCCTGCTCTCCACCGTCGGCTGGGTGCTCGGCGGGCGCCCCACCTACTGCCTGGAGGGTTCCGTCTTCGTCGGCGGCGCCGCGGTCCAGTGGCTGCGCGACGGTCTCGGCCTGATCGAAAGGTCCGAGCAGGTCGAGGAACTCGCGGCGAGCGAGAAGGACAGCGGCGGCGTCTACCTGGTTCCCGCCTTCGTCGGCCTGGGCGCGCCCTACTGGGACCCTTACGCCCGGGGCCTCCTGATCGGCCTGGAGCGCTCGACCACCGCCGGCCACGTGGCCAGGGCCACGGTCGAGTCGATGGCCTACCAGAGCCTCGACGTCGTCCGCGCCATGGAGGCGGACGCCGGGTCGAGCATGAGCGGCCTGCGGGTCGACGGCGGCGCGGCGGTCAACGACGACCTGATGCAGTTCCAGGCCGACCTGCTGGGCACGCGCGTCCAGCGGCCGGTGGTCGCCGAGACCACGGCACTGGGCGCCGCCTACCTCGCGGGCCTCGCGACCGGCGTCTGGTCCGACCAGGACGACGTGACCAGGAACTGGGCGCTCGACCGCGAGTTCGAGCCGGCGTCCTCGCGCACCGAGCAGGAGCGCCTGGCCGCCGGCTGGCGGCGCGCCGTCGAGAGATCCCGAGGCTGGGCCGAGCCCTGA
- a CDS encoding aquaporin family protein codes for MDIFVAELVGTALLIILGDGVVANVVLTRTKGNDGGWIVITTGWGLAVALAVYCVGRISGAHINPAVSLGMWSIGELETAMLPTYIGAQLLGAFAGAVVVYFTYRPHWAVTSDQAAKLGVFCTAPAIPRRRGANFVTEVVGTAVLVFGVLAIAANASELAGEIDLSAVFATGINPLLVGFLVWGIGLSLGGPTGYAINPARDLGPRIAHAVLPIPGKGGSEWGYAWVPVLGPLAGGVLGALAFQGLGW; via the coding sequence ATGGACATCTTCGTCGCCGAGCTGGTCGGCACCGCGCTCCTGATCATCCTGGGCGACGGCGTCGTGGCAAACGTCGTCCTCACACGGACCAAAGGCAACGACGGCGGCTGGATCGTGATCACGACCGGCTGGGGACTCGCCGTGGCGCTCGCCGTCTACTGCGTCGGCCGGATCAGCGGCGCGCACATCAACCCGGCCGTCAGCCTCGGCATGTGGTCGATCGGCGAACTCGAAACCGCCATGCTGCCGACCTACATCGGCGCGCAGTTGCTGGGCGCCTTCGCCGGCGCGGTCGTCGTCTACTTCACCTACCGGCCCCACTGGGCGGTCACGAGCGATCAGGCGGCGAAGCTCGGGGTCTTCTGCACCGCTCCGGCGATTCCCCGGCGCCGGGGCGCGAACTTCGTGACCGAGGTGGTCGGCACCGCCGTCCTGGTCTTCGGCGTGCTGGCGATCGCCGCCAACGCCTCCGAACTCGCCGGCGAGATCGACCTGTCGGCGGTGTTCGCCACGGGCATCAACCCCCTCCTCGTCGGCTTCCTGGTCTGGGGAATCGGACTGTCGCTCGGCGGCCCCACCGGCTACGCGATCAACCCGGCGCGCGATCTGGGCCCCCGCATCGCGCACGCGGTGCTGCCGATCCCCGGCAAGGGCGGTTCGGAATGGGGCTACGCCTGGGTGCCGGTGCTGGGGCCGCTGGCCGGCGGTGTCCTCGGCGCGCTGGCCTTCCAGGGTCTCGGCTGGTAG
- a CDS encoding TIGR02453 family protein: MDRWKNPFSRQTFAFLRELAENNERDWFKANGERYEDVVREPALQFISDFGTRIDEVSTHFLAVPKKVGGSLFRIHRDVRFSRDKRPYKTHIGIHFRHEQHRDAHAPGFYLHIEPGSVFMGGGMWRPHPEALRAIRRQIAEDGAGWAEVTSKPGLGGALELGGESLKRAPRGFDAEHPRIDDIKRKSFMAVARLNQTRLLRAGFLDEFTALCVSASPLMRFVCRATGVPY; the protein is encoded by the coding sequence ATGGACCGATGGAAGAACCCGTTTTCGAGACAGACCTTCGCCTTTCTGCGCGAACTCGCGGAGAACAACGAGCGCGACTGGTTCAAGGCCAACGGTGAGCGTTACGAAGACGTCGTGCGCGAGCCGGCGCTGCAGTTCATCAGCGACTTCGGGACCCGGATCGATGAGGTCTCGACCCACTTTCTGGCGGTGCCGAAGAAGGTAGGCGGTTCCCTGTTCCGCATCCACCGGGACGTGCGGTTCTCTCGCGACAAGCGGCCCTACAAGACCCACATCGGCATCCACTTCCGCCACGAGCAGCATCGAGACGCCCACGCGCCCGGCTTCTACCTCCACATCGAACCGGGCAGCGTGTTCATGGGCGGCGGCATGTGGCGGCCGCACCCGGAGGCGCTGCGGGCGATCCGGCGGCAGATCGCGGAGGACGGAGCCGGTTGGGCCGAGGTCACGTCGAAGCCGGGGCTCGGCGGGGCGCTTGAGTTGGGGGGTGAGAGTCTGAAGCGGGCGCCGCGAGGGTTCGACGCGGAACATCCCCGAATCGACGACATCAAGCGAAAGTCCTTCATGGCCGTGGCGCGTCTCAACCAGACGCGCCTGCTTCGCGCCGGCTTCCTGGACGAGTTCACGGCACTCTGCGTCTCCGCTTCGCCCCTGATGCGGTTCGTCTGCCGGGCGACCGGCGTGCCGTACTAG
- a CDS encoding DNA mismatch repair protein, translating into MIPIPDLLNREPFLGIDREALTDLLGLAILGREIGTEFHDLMAEAETPPTTWRPEFFEQDLFVDRLIAESFEIAMDGVRYPINERFLRRALSATPTDLRTIKFRQSILREMDENEEILASAKRLYRELFALLSLHRTPRYHRIVDTAAHNLDILKQSRLVIDLMHDRFESARSGLRRLHEGAAAIHETEEYRTLAALLDYEDQLAQLNLDITLGGDGRIRRVDVRSLDECSDNPFWTGPIKRFLDRLRLGIGGYSMTNRELLNRVIERVYVSLSPALIPLIQMLGQLELYLAVRALRDRAAGRGLAMCIPEILPDHDTRPGFVCEDLWNPLLLHQEQTPVPCTVSTTGSVPITVVTGPNSGGKTRLIQAIALAQLLAQSGLYAPCARGRLRVQNGLFVSLIERESADQVEGRLGRELVRIRTLFEEMEHGSMVILDELCSGTNPSEGIEVFTLVLQLLRRVDPVAYVTTHFLDHARSLEENHHELGLEFLQVELDDARRSTYQFNGGVARTSLAALTAERLGVTFENLSTAVDSRRTKAS; encoded by the coding sequence ATGATCCCGATCCCGGATCTCCTGAACCGGGAGCCCTTTCTCGGCATCGACCGGGAGGCTCTGACGGACCTGCTGGGCCTCGCGATTCTCGGCCGGGAGATCGGCACCGAATTTCACGACCTGATGGCGGAGGCGGAGACGCCGCCGACCACCTGGCGGCCGGAGTTCTTCGAGCAGGACCTGTTCGTCGACCGCCTGATCGCGGAGAGCTTCGAGATCGCGATGGACGGCGTCCGGTACCCGATCAACGAACGTTTCCTCCGGCGCGCGCTGTCCGCTACCCCGACCGATCTGCGGACCATCAAGTTCCGGCAGTCCATCCTGCGCGAGATGGACGAGAACGAAGAGATCCTGGCGTCAGCCAAACGGCTCTACCGCGAGTTGTTCGCCCTGCTGTCGCTTCACCGGACGCCCCGCTACCACCGCATCGTCGACACCGCCGCCCACAACCTGGACATCCTGAAGCAGAGCCGCCTCGTCATCGACCTGATGCACGACAGGTTCGAATCCGCCCGCTCAGGCCTCAGACGCCTCCACGAGGGGGCAGCCGCGATCCACGAAACGGAGGAGTACAGGACCCTCGCCGCGCTGCTGGACTACGAGGACCAGCTCGCCCAACTGAACCTCGACATCACCCTGGGCGGCGACGGCAGGATCCGCCGGGTCGACGTGCGGTCTCTCGACGAGTGCAGCGACAACCCCTTCTGGACAGGACCGATCAAGCGCTTCCTGGACCGGCTGCGGCTCGGGATCGGCGGCTACTCGATGACGAACCGGGAACTCTTGAACCGCGTGATCGAGCGGGTCTACGTCTCCCTGTCCCCGGCCCTGATCCCGCTGATCCAGATGCTTGGCCAACTGGAGCTCTACCTCGCGGTGCGCGCGCTGAGAGACCGCGCCGCGGGACGCGGCCTCGCGATGTGCATCCCCGAGATCCTGCCCGACCACGACACCCGTCCCGGGTTCGTCTGCGAGGACCTGTGGAACCCTCTGCTGCTGCACCAGGAGCAGACGCCCGTCCCCTGCACCGTGAGCACCACCGGCAGCGTGCCGATCACGGTGGTGACCGGGCCCAACTCGGGCGGCAAGACGCGGCTGATTCAGGCCATCGCGCTGGCGCAGCTGCTCGCCCAGTCAGGCCTCTACGCACCGTGCGCCCGGGGCCGCCTACGGGTGCAGAACGGGCTCTTCGTCTCCCTGATCGAACGGGAGAGCGCGGACCAGGTGGAGGGCCGCCTGGGCCGGGAACTCGTGCGCATCCGGACCCTGTTCGAGGAGATGGAGCACGGCTCGATGGTCATCCTCGACGAACTCTGCTCGGGCACCAACCCGTCGGAGGGCATCGAAGTCTTCACGCTGGTCCTGCAGCTCCTCCGGCGTGTCGATCCGGTGGCCTACGTCACGACCCACTTCCTCGACCACGCCCGGTCCCTGGAGGAGAACCACCACGAGCTGGGCCTGGAGTTCCTCCAGGTGGAACTCGACGACGCCCGCCGGAGCACCTACCAGTTCAACGGCGGCGTCGCCAGGACTTCTCTCGCCGCACTCACCGCCGAACGCCTCGGCGTCACCTTCGAGAACCTGTCGACGGCCGTCGACAGCCGGCGGACGAAGGCGAGCTAG